The proteins below come from a single Microbulbifer sp. Q7 genomic window:
- the argJ gene encoding bifunctional glutamate N-acetyltransferase/amino-acid acetyltransferase ArgJ — translation MAPPLPPIPGIRLSAVPAKIKNWQRDDLLLIEIAEGASVSATFTQNAFCAAPVLVAKEHIRLGDIRALLINAGNANAATGERGLKTAEQSCEGVAEVLGIKAEQVLPFSTGVIGEHLPVQKILDALPTAVDNLKADAWDSAAKAIMTTDTRPKTASRRVEVAGETITIAGIAKGAGMIQPNMATMLAYVATDARIAQPLLDALVKEAVGASFNRISVDGDTSTNDACVLIASGVTGAEVKRDSEAYAQLKAAIVDVHIELAQAIVKDGEGATKFVTVQVNNAASSEEALRMAFEIGESPLVKTAMYASDPNWGRLVMAIGNAGAENLDTSKIDVFLDDVQIVEAGGRADSYTEEAGQKIFEQPEFTITVDLQRGDASEHIWTCDFSHEYVTINAEYRT, via the coding sequence ATGGCGCCGCCACTTCCCCCGATTCCCGGTATCCGTCTCTCTGCCGTACCTGCCAAAATTAAAAACTGGCAGCGCGACGATCTGCTATTGATCGAAATTGCCGAAGGCGCCAGCGTCTCGGCGACATTCACCCAGAACGCCTTTTGTGCGGCGCCGGTACTGGTTGCCAAAGAGCATATTCGCCTGGGGGATATCCGCGCCCTGTTGATCAATGCGGGCAATGCCAACGCCGCTACCGGTGAACGTGGCTTGAAAACCGCCGAGCAGAGCTGTGAGGGGGTCGCTGAGGTACTGGGTATCAAGGCGGAGCAGGTACTGCCATTTAGTACCGGAGTGATCGGCGAGCACTTGCCGGTACAAAAGATTCTCGACGCATTGCCGACTGCTGTGGATAACCTCAAGGCGGATGCCTGGGATAGCGCTGCCAAGGCCATTATGACCACAGATACCCGCCCCAAGACGGCCAGTCGCAGGGTGGAGGTCGCCGGAGAAACCATCACCATCGCCGGTATCGCCAAGGGTGCAGGCATGATTCAGCCAAACATGGCGACTATGCTCGCCTACGTGGCCACCGATGCACGTATTGCGCAGCCGTTGCTGGATGCGCTGGTAAAAGAGGCCGTTGGGGCATCGTTCAACCGGATCAGTGTCGATGGGGATACGTCCACCAATGACGCTTGCGTGCTGATTGCCAGTGGCGTCACCGGAGCCGAAGTCAAACGTGACAGCGAGGCCTATGCGCAGTTGAAAGCGGCCATCGTCGATGTGCATATCGAGCTGGCACAGGCCATCGTCAAAGATGGTGAGGGCGCGACCAAATTCGTGACGGTTCAGGTCAACAATGCGGCGAGTTCGGAAGAAGCGTTGCGCATGGCGTTTGAGATTGGCGAGTCGCCGCTGGTGAAAACCGCGATGTACGCCTCCGACCCGAACTGGGGCCGACTGGTAATGGCCATCGGCAACGCCGGTGCTGAGAATCTGGATACCAGCAAGATCGATGTGTTTCTCGACGATGTGCAGATTGTTGAGGCGGGTGGCCGCGCGGACAGCTACACCGAGGAAGCGGGGCAGAAAATTTTTGAGCAGCCGGAGTTCACTATTACGGTCGACTTGCAACGGGGTGACGCTAGCGAACACATCTGGACCTGCGATTTCTCCCACGAGTATGTGACCATCAATGCGGAATATCGCACCTGA
- the mutT gene encoding 8-oxo-dGTP diphosphatase MutT, translating into MSESAIKHIHVAVGVILGADGRILLAKRPDHLHMGGRWEFPGGKVEDGESIQRAMTRELKEELDIEVKAMEPLIEVRHDYGDKQVFLDTWFVTRFSGKERGVEGQELAWVSVSELSDFHFPDANQPIVEAIQKSGLHGS; encoded by the coding sequence ATGAGTGAGTCGGCAATCAAACATATTCACGTTGCGGTCGGTGTCATTCTCGGCGCCGATGGCCGAATCCTGTTGGCCAAGCGACCTGATCACTTGCACATGGGTGGCCGATGGGAGTTTCCGGGCGGCAAGGTCGAGGACGGTGAGTCCATTCAGCGAGCGATGACGCGCGAGTTGAAAGAAGAGCTCGATATTGAAGTGAAGGCCATGGAGCCGCTAATCGAAGTTCGCCATGATTATGGGGACAAGCAGGTTTTCCTGGACACCTGGTTCGTTACTCGGTTCAGCGGAAAAGAGCGCGGTGTCGAGGGGCAGGAGCTGGCCTGGGTTTCTGTTTCGGAGTTATCTGATTTCCACTTTCCTGATGCTAATCAACCAATTGTCGAGGCGATACAAAAGAGCGGCCTTCATGGTTCTTAA
- a CDS encoding glycosyl hydrolase family 18 protein has protein sequence MISNKLRLGLVAAAMLSAGHSYAAVDCTPLPVWEAGPAYSGGDQVQYNDNAYEAKWWTQNQNPEQYSGQYQEWKPLGACGDDVNPPLTPPQGSISAPTAGATFSENDSVVFSVSATDSDGQVTSVEFFVDGALVATDSTAPWEATWSAVPGQPSLTARITDNDSLSTTTAPVSFTVEEDVVIGPVAPEVSLTAPANGSSHTTGDILALTASASDSDGTISQVAFYVDGDLISTDTSAPYSANWTATLGSHTLSAVATDNDGLEASAEAAISVQDEQIATGDHPCRPDGLYTTPGTAPNYCDIYDAEGREDMGADHPRRIIGYFTSWRNGANGQPSYLVKDIPWGKITHINYAFAHVASDYSVSVGNTNDPGNPATGMEWPGIAGAETDPDYPYKGHFNQLSKYKEQHPEVKTLVSVGGWAETGGHFNENGDRVNDGGFYTMTTNADGSINHQGIEAFANSSVDFIRQYGFDGVDIDYEYPTSMNDAGNPMDFGIANPLRGSLMESYVELMRVLREKLDQAGQEDGTHYMLTIASPSSGYLLRGMETMQITQYLDYVNIMTYDLHGAWNEYVGHNSALFDNGNDPELAAASVYSTSQYGGIGYLNIDWAVKYFRGSMPAGRINVGIPYYTRGWQGVSGGDNGLGGSAALPSQSECPEGTGGAADCGHGAIGIDNMWHDLDENGNEMGAGSNPMWHAKNLENGILGSYITEYGLDPANDPDDALVGTYVRNYDSVSEAPWLWNAQKSVFISTEDEESMDAKVQYVIDQGVGGIMFWELAGDYDWDAAKGEYYMGDTLTTLAYDKFANASDYRHLRTDRVVPSEALDISIEVTEFKLGDQNYPLNPKLYLTNNTGGVLPGGTVFEFDMPTSTSNIITDQSGASLEVIEDGANAGGGNVGGLENEFHRVRFSLPAWQDLADGESWDMTLNYYLPVSGPQAYTATVNGTTYALAFEYPDLPVVQLSSGGGSSSGGSSSGGSSSGGGSETCADLSISTSGLVTYPEWPRSNHAAGGDRIIHDGSVFEAKWWTQSVPGTADGSWQFLCSI, from the coding sequence ATGATCAGCAACAAGCTCAGGCTCGGTCTGGTGGCCGCTGCCATGCTCTCCGCAGGACACAGCTATGCCGCCGTCGACTGCACCCCCCTCCCGGTCTGGGAAGCGGGCCCCGCCTATTCCGGCGGGGACCAGGTCCAGTACAACGACAACGCCTACGAGGCCAAGTGGTGGACCCAAAACCAGAACCCCGAACAATACTCCGGCCAGTATCAGGAGTGGAAACCGCTCGGCGCCTGTGGCGACGACGTGAATCCGCCGCTGACGCCGCCTCAGGGCTCGATTAGCGCACCGACCGCCGGGGCCACTTTCAGCGAAAATGACAGCGTTGTCTTCAGCGTTTCCGCCACCGATTCCGATGGCCAGGTGACTTCCGTCGAATTTTTCGTCGACGGCGCGCTTGTCGCCACCGACTCGACGGCACCCTGGGAGGCCACCTGGAGCGCAGTGCCCGGCCAACCCAGCCTCACCGCGCGTATCACCGATAACGACAGCCTCAGTACTACCACCGCGCCGGTCTCGTTCACTGTCGAAGAGGACGTGGTGATTGGCCCAGTGGCGCCAGAGGTAAGCCTGACCGCGCCCGCCAATGGCTCCAGCCACACCACCGGCGACATCCTGGCCCTTACCGCCAGCGCCTCTGACAGCGACGGCACCATCAGCCAGGTCGCCTTCTATGTGGACGGCGACCTGATCAGTACCGACACCAGCGCGCCCTATAGCGCCAACTGGACTGCCACTTTGGGCAGCCACACCCTCTCCGCCGTGGCCACCGACAACGATGGCCTGGAAGCCAGCGCGGAAGCAGCGATTTCCGTTCAGGATGAACAGATTGCTACCGGCGATCATCCCTGTCGCCCGGACGGCCTGTACACCACCCCCGGCACCGCGCCCAACTATTGCGACATCTACGATGCCGAGGGCCGCGAAGACATGGGGGCGGATCATCCCCGCCGTATCATCGGTTACTTCACCAGCTGGCGTAACGGCGCCAACGGCCAGCCCAGCTACCTGGTGAAAGACATCCCCTGGGGCAAAATCACCCACATCAACTACGCCTTCGCCCATGTAGCCAGCGATTATTCGGTATCCGTGGGCAACACCAACGATCCCGGCAACCCGGCCACCGGCATGGAATGGCCCGGCATCGCCGGCGCGGAAACCGACCCGGACTACCCCTACAAGGGCCACTTCAACCAGCTGTCCAAGTACAAGGAGCAGCACCCGGAAGTGAAAACCCTGGTCTCCGTGGGCGGCTGGGCCGAAACCGGTGGCCACTTCAATGAGAACGGCGATCGCGTGAACGATGGTGGCTTCTACACCATGACCACCAATGCCGATGGCAGCATCAACCACCAGGGCATTGAGGCCTTCGCCAATTCCTCTGTGGATTTCATTCGCCAGTACGGCTTCGACGGTGTGGATATCGATTACGAATACCCCACAAGCATGAACGACGCGGGCAATCCGATGGACTTCGGTATCGCCAACCCACTGCGCGGCTCGCTGATGGAATCCTACGTTGAGCTGATGCGGGTACTGCGCGAGAAGCTGGACCAGGCGGGCCAGGAGGACGGCACCCACTACATGCTGACCATCGCCTCCCCCTCTTCCGGCTACCTGCTGCGCGGTATGGAAACCATGCAGATCACCCAGTACCTGGATTACGTCAACATCATGACCTACGACCTGCACGGCGCGTGGAATGAATATGTTGGCCACAACTCGGCGCTGTTCGACAACGGCAACGATCCGGAGCTGGCGGCTGCGAGCGTCTACAGCACCTCCCAGTACGGTGGCATCGGCTACCTGAATATCGACTGGGCGGTGAAGTACTTCCGCGGCTCCATGCCCGCAGGCCGTATCAACGTGGGCATCCCCTACTACACCCGCGGTTGGCAGGGCGTATCCGGCGGTGACAACGGTCTCGGCGGCTCCGCAGCGCTGCCTTCCCAGTCCGAATGTCCGGAAGGTACCGGCGGTGCAGCGGACTGCGGACACGGCGCCATTGGCATCGACAACATGTGGCACGACCTGGACGAGAACGGCAACGAAATGGGCGCCGGCTCCAACCCCATGTGGCATGCCAAGAACCTGGAAAATGGCATTCTCGGCAGCTACATCACCGAGTACGGCCTGGACCCGGCCAACGACCCGGACGACGCACTGGTAGGCACCTATGTGCGTAACTACGACAGCGTTTCCGAAGCGCCCTGGCTGTGGAACGCACAGAAGAGCGTATTCATCTCCACCGAAGATGAAGAGTCCATGGACGCCAAGGTGCAGTACGTGATCGACCAGGGTGTCGGCGGCATCATGTTCTGGGAGCTGGCCGGCGACTACGACTGGGATGCGGCCAAGGGCGAGTACTACATGGGCGACACCCTCACCACCCTGGCTTACGACAAGTTCGCCAACGCCAGCGACTATCGCCACCTGCGCACCGACCGCGTAGTGCCTAGTGAGGCACTGGATATCAGCATCGAAGTCACCGAGTTCAAACTGGGCGACCAGAACTACCCGCTGAATCCGAAGCTGTACCTCACCAACAACACCGGTGGTGTATTGCCCGGCGGCACCGTGTTCGAGTTCGACATGCCGACCTCCACGTCCAACATCATCACCGACCAGAGCGGTGCCAGTTTGGAAGTGATTGAAGACGGCGCCAATGCCGGCGGCGGCAACGTGGGCGGCCTGGAAAACGAATTCCACCGCGTACGCTTCAGCCTCCCGGCCTGGCAGGATTTGGCAGACGGTGAAAGCTGGGATATGACCCTGAACTACTACCTGCCGGTATCCGGCCCGCAGGCCTACACCGCGACCGTCAACGGCACCACCTATGCACTGGCGTTCGAATATCCGGACCTTCCGGTAGTCCAACTCAGTAGCGGCGGCGGTAGCTCTTCTGGTGGCAGTTCTTCTGGTGGCAGCTCGTCAGGCGGCGGTAGCGAGACCTGTGCCGACCTGAGCATCAGTACTTCTGGCCTCGTGACCTATCCAGAATGGCCGCGCAGCAACCATGCCGCAGGCGGTGACCGAATCATCCACGATGGCAGTGTCTTCGAAGCCAAATGGTGGACCCAATCGGTACCCGGCACTGCGGACGGCAGCTGGCAATTCCTCTGCTCGATTTGA
- the nagX gene encoding transmembrane glucosamine N-acetyltransferase NagX: protein MTNKKQRLASVDALRGFDMFWIIGGEALFLPLFALTGWTIFQFGHGQMQHTPWHGFSYYDLIFPLFIFLSGVTLGLASKSLRGLPMSQRTPVYRKAVKRLLLLILLGVLYNHGWGTGIPADLSEIRYASVLARIGFAWFFAAMIVWHFGIRTQYVIAASILLGYWLLQAVAGDYTPEGSVNAWVDQHFLPGITYQNRPYDPEGVLSTIPAIANALFGVFAGRWLSKNAGDHGAILQGLFIGAAACLLVGFLWHWIYPVNKELWTSSFVLITCGCCLLLLGIFYLVVDIWHWKAFTHFFSVIGCNAILVYLGTSLVNWTYSSKSVFGGIASALPEAAGILVIACGVILLQWLVLRFLFKRGIFISP, encoded by the coding sequence ATGACCAATAAAAAACAACGACTAGCCTCGGTAGATGCCCTGCGGGGCTTCGACATGTTCTGGATCATCGGGGGCGAGGCCCTGTTCCTGCCGCTGTTTGCGCTTACCGGGTGGACGATATTCCAATTCGGTCATGGACAGATGCAGCACACCCCATGGCATGGGTTCAGCTACTACGACCTGATCTTCCCGCTGTTTATTTTTCTCTCCGGCGTCACCCTCGGGCTTGCCAGCAAGTCTTTGCGGGGACTGCCCATGAGCCAGCGGACACCGGTGTATCGCAAGGCAGTAAAACGGCTTTTACTGCTGATTCTGCTGGGGGTTCTTTACAACCACGGTTGGGGAACGGGCATTCCGGCGGATCTCAGTGAAATCCGCTACGCCAGTGTTCTGGCCCGCATCGGATTCGCCTGGTTCTTTGCAGCCATGATTGTGTGGCACTTTGGCATTCGCACACAGTATGTGATCGCCGCGAGTATTCTTTTGGGTTACTGGCTGCTGCAGGCGGTTGCTGGCGACTACACACCGGAAGGCTCGGTAAACGCCTGGGTGGATCAACACTTCCTGCCCGGCATCACTTATCAAAACCGCCCCTACGACCCGGAAGGTGTTCTCTCCACCATTCCGGCGATTGCCAATGCACTGTTCGGTGTCTTCGCGGGCCGCTGGCTTAGCAAAAATGCGGGTGATCACGGGGCCATTCTCCAGGGGCTGTTTATCGGAGCCGCGGCCTGTCTGCTCGTTGGATTTTTATGGCACTGGATTTACCCGGTGAACAAGGAACTGTGGACCAGTTCGTTTGTACTGATCACCTGCGGTTGCTGCCTGCTTCTGCTGGGTATTTTCTATCTGGTTGTGGATATATGGCACTGGAAAGCCTTCACCCACTTTTTCTCGGTAATTGGTTGCAATGCGATTCTGGTTTATCTCGGTACCAGTCTGGTGAACTGGACATATTCGAGTAAGAGTGTGTTTGGTGGTATTGCTTCAGCCTTGCCCGAAGCGGCAGGGATTTTGGTGATTGCCTGTGGTGTGATTTTACTGCAGTGGTTGGTACTGCGATTCTTGTTCAAGCGTGGGATTTTTATTAGCCCCTGA
- a CDS encoding M23 family metallopeptidase produces the protein MKIILVNERGGVSRSFNFGGLSKALLGLCLLGLPVGALWLGANLPAKESDVFDARAVKAWNKALRKQQEEIQEADQQAREQLTALTVKLAEMQARLTRLDALGERLTTIAKLDEGEFQFGSVPALGGPEDPGISGGSELPYQPPEFLEVIGALSDQIEDRQMQLSTLDSLMARRQLQDEQFIAGRPITRGWMSSRYGYRTDPFSGRRSWHKGVDFAGKNGSDVVSVAAGVVTWAEDRYGYGQLVEINHGNGYKTRYGHNSELKVKVGDIVKKGQIIALMGSSGRSTGPHVHFEVYKNNRPVDPATYIRRTGR, from the coding sequence ATGAAAATTATTCTCGTTAATGAGCGTGGGGGTGTCTCCCGCAGCTTCAACTTTGGAGGGCTGAGCAAAGCATTGCTCGGTCTCTGCCTGTTGGGGTTGCCCGTGGGTGCCTTGTGGCTGGGTGCGAATCTCCCCGCGAAAGAATCCGACGTGTTTGACGCCCGTGCGGTCAAGGCCTGGAACAAAGCGCTGCGCAAGCAGCAGGAAGAGATCCAGGAGGCCGACCAGCAGGCCCGTGAACAGCTCACTGCACTCACCGTCAAGCTGGCGGAAATGCAGGCGCGCCTGACCCGTCTGGATGCGCTCGGTGAGCGCCTGACTACCATTGCCAAGCTCGACGAAGGTGAATTCCAGTTTGGCAGTGTCCCCGCCCTTGGAGGCCCGGAGGATCCGGGTATCAGTGGTGGCAGCGAGCTGCCGTATCAGCCCCCCGAATTCCTTGAGGTCATTGGCGCCCTGTCGGATCAGATTGAAGACCGGCAGATGCAGCTCTCGACACTCGACTCTCTTATGGCCCGGCGCCAGCTACAGGATGAGCAGTTTATCGCCGGGCGTCCGATCACCCGCGGCTGGATGTCGTCCCGCTACGGCTATCGCACCGATCCCTTCAGCGGGCGTCGCTCCTGGCACAAGGGGGTGGATTTCGCTGGCAAGAATGGCTCCGACGTCGTCTCGGTGGCCGCGGGCGTCGTGACCTGGGCGGAAGATCGCTACGGCTACGGTCAGCTGGTTGAAATCAATCACGGCAATGGCTACAAGACTCGCTACGGCCATAACAGCGAGCTCAAGGTCAAGGTCGGCGATATCGTGAAGAAGGGGCAGATCATTGCCCTGATGGGCTCCAGCGGCCGCTCCACCGGCCCCCACGTCCATTTTGAAGTGTACAAAAACAACCGCCCGGTAGACCCCGCCACCTATATCCGCCGCACCGGCAGATAA
- the secA gene encoding preprotein translocase subunit SecA, whose product MIGKLIKTVFGSKNDRELKRMRKMVTKINALEDEYKALDDTALKAKTDEFKQRLADGETLDQILPEAFAAVREASDRTLGMRHFDVQMIGGMTLHEGHIAEMRTGEGKTLVATLPAYLNALEGKGVHIVTVNDYLASRDANWMRPVYEFLGLTVGIVVSQQHPEDKKAAYQADITYGTNNEFGFDYLRDNMVLRKEDRTQRPQNFAIVDEVDSILIDEARTPLIISGAAEDSSQLYMAMNKLVPQLERGEEGGEGHYTVDEKTRQVEMTEDGHQLIEDLLTRGGLLKEDESLYAPGNLGLLHHVNAALRAHVLFNKDVDYIVQNGQVVLIDEHTGRTMPGRRLSEGLHQALEAKENVQIQSESQTLASTTFQNLFRFYPKLAGMTGTADTEAFEFRQIYGLDVVVIPTNKEKQRQDLNDLVYLTKEEKLEAIIEDIKYCRDKKAPILVGTASIETSEEMSRMLQKAKIQHQVLNAKFHEKEAQIIAQAGRPGTVTIATNMAGRGTDIVLGGNWEAEVEELQQREGREATAEEIDKIKAEWKERHATVIEAGGLHIIGTERHESRRIDNQLRGRAGRQGDPGVTRFYLSLEDNLMRIFASDRVKNFMQMLGMERGEAIEHRMVSNAIEKAQRRVEGRNFDIRKQLLEYDDVANDQRQVIYSQRNELLEAESITDTINAIREDVVNELISSHVPPQSVEEQWDIPALEQQLASELGLQLPVQQWLDEDRTLHEESLREKIVEAAQQGYQDKLARIAESTGDESLMPTIERQVMLQVLDQLWKEHLSSMDHLRAGIGLRAYANKNPKQEFKRESFHLFQSLLDNLKHEVIRVLAHVEPMTREQMEEMEQRRLEAQRRQQLELQHAQASAIPDVEAAAEPAAQEPARRGPRVGRNDPCPCGSGKKYKQCHGKLTSSTPS is encoded by the coding sequence ATGATTGGCAAACTGATAAAAACGGTCTTTGGCTCAAAAAATGACCGAGAACTCAAGCGTATGCGCAAGATGGTCACCAAGATCAACGCGCTGGAAGATGAGTACAAGGCGCTGGACGACACCGCGCTGAAAGCCAAAACCGATGAATTCAAGCAGCGCCTGGCCGACGGTGAGACCCTCGACCAGATTCTGCCGGAAGCCTTCGCCGCGGTGCGCGAGGCCAGTGACCGCACCCTTGGCATGCGCCATTTTGATGTACAGATGATCGGTGGTATGACCCTGCACGAGGGGCACATCGCGGAAATGCGCACCGGTGAGGGTAAAACCCTGGTGGCCACTTTGCCCGCGTACCTGAACGCGCTCGAGGGCAAGGGCGTGCACATCGTGACCGTGAACGACTATCTCGCCAGCCGAGACGCCAATTGGATGCGCCCGGTATACGAATTCCTGGGGCTGACCGTGGGCATCGTGGTATCCCAGCAGCACCCGGAAGACAAGAAAGCCGCCTATCAGGCCGACATCACCTACGGCACCAACAACGAATTTGGCTTCGACTATCTGCGCGACAATATGGTTCTGCGCAAGGAAGATCGCACCCAGCGCCCGCAGAATTTCGCCATTGTGGATGAGGTGGACTCGATCCTGATTGACGAGGCGCGTACCCCGCTGATTATTTCCGGTGCCGCGGAAGATTCCTCGCAGCTCTACATGGCGATGAACAAGCTGGTTCCCCAGCTGGAACGCGGTGAAGAGGGCGGCGAAGGCCATTACACGGTGGACGAGAAGACCCGTCAGGTGGAAATGACCGAAGACGGCCACCAGCTGATTGAAGACCTGCTAACGCGCGGGGGTCTGCTGAAGGAAGATGAATCCCTGTACGCGCCCGGCAACCTGGGCCTGCTGCACCATGTCAATGCGGCACTGCGTGCCCACGTACTGTTTAATAAAGATGTGGATTACATCGTGCAGAACGGTCAGGTGGTGCTGATCGACGAGCACACCGGACGCACCATGCCCGGCCGACGTCTCTCGGAAGGTCTGCACCAGGCGCTGGAAGCAAAAGAAAACGTACAGATCCAGAGCGAGAGCCAGACCCTGGCTTCTACCACCTTCCAGAACCTGTTCCGTTTCTATCCCAAGCTGGCCGGTATGACCGGTACCGCGGATACCGAAGCCTTTGAATTCCGCCAGATCTACGGTCTGGATGTGGTGGTCATTCCCACCAACAAAGAGAAGCAGCGGCAAGACCTGAACGACCTGGTGTACCTCACCAAGGAAGAAAAGCTCGAAGCGATCATCGAGGACATCAAATACTGCCGGGATAAAAAGGCGCCGATTCTGGTGGGTACGGCTTCCATCGAGACCTCGGAAGAGATGTCTCGCATGCTGCAGAAGGCCAAGATCCAGCACCAGGTGCTGAACGCCAAGTTCCACGAAAAAGAAGCCCAGATTATTGCCCAGGCCGGTCGCCCGGGCACCGTGACCATCGCCACCAACATGGCGGGCCGCGGTACGGATATCGTGCTGGGTGGTAACTGGGAAGCGGAAGTCGAAGAGCTGCAGCAGCGCGAGGGCCGTGAAGCGACGGCGGAGGAGATCGACAAGATCAAGGCGGAGTGGAAAGAGCGCCATGCCACGGTGATTGAGGCCGGTGGCCTGCATATCATCGGCACCGAGCGCCACGAGTCCCGCCGTATCGACAACCAGCTGCGCGGTCGTGCCGGCCGACAGGGTGACCCGGGCGTGACCCGTTTCTACCTGTCACTGGAAGACAACCTGATGCGCATCTTCGCCTCCGACCGGGTGAAGAACTTTATGCAGATGCTGGGTATGGAGCGCGGTGAAGCGATTGAACACCGCATGGTTTCCAATGCCATTGAGAAGGCCCAGCGCCGTGTGGAAGGTCGCAACTTCGATATCCGCAAACAGTTGCTGGAATACGATGATGTGGCCAATGACCAGCGCCAGGTGATCTACTCCCAGCGCAACGAGCTGCTGGAAGCCGAAAGCATTACCGATACCATCAACGCGATCCGCGAGGATGTGGTCAACGAGTTGATCTCGAGCCATGTGCCGCCGCAAAGCGTGGAAGAACAGTGGGATATCCCGGCCCTGGAGCAGCAGCTGGCGAGTGAGCTCGGTTTGCAGTTGCCTGTACAGCAGTGGCTGGACGAAGACCGTACCCTGCACGAAGAAAGCCTGCGCGAGAAAATCGTCGAGGCTGCGCAGCAGGGCTATCAAGACAAGCTCGCGCGTATTGCCGAAAGCACCGGCGATGAAAGCCTGATGCCGACGATCGAGCGTCAGGTGATGCTGCAGGTCCTCGACCAGCTGTGGAAAGAGCACCTGTCCAGCATGGATCACCTGCGTGCGGGTATTGGTTTGCGCGCCTATGCGAACAAAAACCCCAAGCAGGAATTCAAGCGGGAATCCTTCCACTTGTTCCAGAGTTTGCTGGATAACCTCAAGCACGAAGTGATTCGGGTACTGGCCCACGTGGAGCCGATGACCCGCGAGCAGATGGAGGAGATGGAGCAGCGCCGTCTGGAGGCACAGCGCCGCCAGCAGCTGGAGCTTCAGCATGCGCAGGCCTCTGCGATACCTGACGTGGAAGCGGCTGCTGAGCCGGCGGCACAGGAGCCGGCACGTCGCGGCCCACGGGTGGGACGCAATGATCCCTGCCCCTGTGGTTCCGGTAAGAAGTACAAGCAGTGCCACGGCAAGCTGACCTCATCGACGCCAAGCTGA